ATGTGTTGATTTTGAAGGAATTTATGTAATTAAGATTTAAAAAGAACTTTTTTTATCATTTTTAAATATTGTTTAGAGCTAATTAAAGAACCTAAGATAATAAAACTACAAGCTAAAGCAATTATTATAGTCATTTCTGAAATTCCAACTAAAACTAAAAGTAATGTAGATAGTAATGGTGCTAAATAAGATAAAGAACCTAAAAGTTTTATATCTCCATTTTTTAAAGCATAATCCCATAAATAAAAAGCTCCTCCAACGGGACCTAATCCTAACATGATTGCTGAAAAAAGTTCTAAAGAATTAGGCAAATAACTTGTTTCAAAAATTAGATGAGAAACTAATGACAAAATTGCAGTAAGAATACAAAAACCCGTAACAGCAAAAGTTGGAACATGGGTTAAAGTTTTTGAAACTACTGAATAAGATGACCATAAAAAAGCAGCAACTAAAGCAAAACTATATCCTAAAATATATTTTGTATCAAACTCTAAACTTCCATCTTTTAAAACAAGTAAAAAAGCTCCAATAAAAGCAAGAATAGTTCCTAAAATATGAAACCATTTTAATTTTTCATTTGGTAAAAATGCAGAAAAAAGTACTATTAATAAAGGCCATAAATAATTGATTAGATTTGCTTCAATAGCAGGTGCATTTTTTATTGCTAAAAAATAGAAAAAGTGATAACCAAAAAGACCCACTATTCCAATTAAATAAACTTTTGGAGAGATTTTTAATAACTCTTTAAAAGATTTTTTCTGTTTTTTTAATACAAAAAAACCTATAAAAGAAGCTACACTAAAAGAGATAGATAATAATAAAAAAGGTGGAATATTTCCTGAAAAAACAGTAAATAAGGCTAAAGAAGACCATAATAGTATTGTAATTAGTCCTAATATATTTCCTTTTGAGTGATTCATTCTATCTTATACTCCTCTTATACTAAAATTGGATTTTACTCTCTTATTCTTAAAATAATTTTTTTTCTGATAAAATTAAATCACAAAAAAGGAGTCACTTTGAAACTAAAACAGATATTTTTTCTAATCTTTCTTTCAATGTTTTTTATTGCATGTACAAATAAAGCACCATATACAAATAGAAATCAAATGATTTTAATCTCAACAGAGAGTGAGTTAGCTTTAGGTGAAGAGAGTTATAAAAAAGCCTTAAAAGAATCAAAAGTTATAACTAATAGTAAAGATGCAAAAAGAGTAGCTGAAATTGGTAAGAAAATTGCAAAAGTTGCAAATAAAAATTATAAGTGGGAATTTAATTTAGTAGAAAATAAAGCTAAAAATGCCTTTTGCCTTCCAGGAGGTAAAGTTGTAGTTTATACTGGAATTTTAGAAGTTGCTAAAAATGATGACCAGCTTGCTACAGTTATTTCCCATGAGATAGCCCATGCTTTAGCAAGACATGGAGCAGAAAGAGTAAGTGCAAGTATGCTTTCTCAAGGACTACAAGCAATAGGTAATATTGCCCTAAATTCCCAAGCTCCTCAATATTCTCAAGCTTTTAATATTGCTTATGGTTTAGGAGCTCAATATGGAGTTTTAATGCCATATGGAAGAATGCAAGAAAGTGAAGCTGATGAAATTGGGATATATCTAATGTATAAAGCAGGATATAATTTAAGTGAAGCAATTAAGTTTTGGGAAAATATGAGTGAAGGTAAAAAAGAAAGTATTGAATTTCTTTCAACTCACCCTAACTCAACTAGTAGAATTAATAATATTAAAAATATAATTAATAAAATTCAAAAGAGTAAATAACATAGAAATCTATGTTATTTATTACTCCATATTTGTAAATACTGCTTGAACATCATCATCATCTTCAAGCTT
This sequence is a window from Halarcobacter bivalviorum. Protein-coding genes within it:
- a CDS encoding DMT family transporter produces the protein MNHSKGNILGLITILLWSSLALFTVFSGNIPPFLLLSISFSVASFIGFFVLKKQKKSFKELLKISPKVYLIGIVGLFGYHFFYFLAIKNAPAIEANLINYLWPLLIVLFSAFLPNEKLKWFHILGTILAFIGAFLLVLKDGSLEFDTKYILGYSFALVAAFLWSSYSVVSKTLTHVPTFAVTGFCILTAILSLVSHLIFETSYLPNSLELFSAIMLGLGPVGGAFYLWDYALKNGDIKLLGSLSYLAPLLSTLLLVLVGISEMTIIIALACSFIILGSLISSKQYLKMIKKVLFKS
- a CDS encoding M48 family metallopeptidase — protein: MKLKQIFFLIFLSMFFIACTNKAPYTNRNQMILISTESELALGEESYKKALKESKVITNSKDAKRVAEIGKKIAKVANKNYKWEFNLVENKAKNAFCLPGGKVVVYTGILEVAKNDDQLATVISHEIAHALARHGAERVSASMLSQGLQAIGNIALNSQAPQYSQAFNIAYGLGAQYGVLMPYGRMQESEADEIGIYLMYKAGYNLSEAIKFWENMSEGKKESIEFLSTHPNSTSRINNIKNIINKIQKSK